Part of the Shewanella eurypsychrophilus genome is shown below.
GCTGTATGGCCTATCATCTGCTGCCAACTCTTTTGGACCAAACCCTCAGCACCGCTCGATTTGATTGATTCTAATGAGGCAAGCGACTCAATTAAGTGGCCATGCTTAAGGCTAGAAAACTTATTACTTTCCTCAATCGCCGCTTTTAGCTTTGGCTGAACAATTAAGGTATAGCCGATAATGATGATGCTACCCAGTAGAGGGATCACCGCGAGATCGCCAGCGACGACATAGATGATTAGCATAAAGAAAATAGCGAAGGGGAGGTCGACTAAGGTGGTGATGGTCGCAGAGGTTAAGATCTCTCTTATGCTATCAAACTCGCCTAGCTGTTTCGCCATCCCCCCGACACTTGGGGAGCGTTTTTCTAATGGGATCCCAATCGCTTTGGCAAAGAGTTTAGAAGATACGATGATATCAACTTTCTTACCTGCAACATCGATAAGATATGCGCGTAATTGACGCATTATTAGATCAAAAATATAGGCTATACCTGCGCCAATAGCGAGTACCCACAGAGAGGCGAAAGCCAGGTTAGGTACGACCTTGTCATAAACGTTCATGATGAAAAGGGGAGACACTAATGCAAACAGGTTAACTAATACCGAGGCAATTAATGCATCTCGGTAGATAGGGGCTGAGTCTTTCAACGTTTGCAAAAGCCAGTGACTATTATTGTCATGCTGGTGAAGATCAAATCCCATGTCGCCACGGTATTGCTGTTTGACCAAAAACAGATAGCCAACATAGATAGCTTCAAGATCCTCAATTGATAATACCTGTTCACCACCCGTTTCCGGCAGTTGAATCACAGCCTTGTCTTTATCGAAATCGATTTCTCTGAGCAGGCAAGCTTTCTTGTCTTTAAGCAACAAAATACAAGGTAAAAAGATAGGTGATACTTGGTCTAGCCCTTTGCGAGTGAGCTTTGCTGTTAACCCTGCACGACCTGCTGCTTGAGGAACAAGGTCTGGTGTCAGGACGCTAGAGGACAGCGGTAGGCCTGCCGCCAGAGATTCGCTGGAGCATGGGCTACCGAAATATTCGGTTAATAGGACTAAACTGTCTAGCAAGGGATCGACTGAGACTCTTTGAGAGGCAGAGACTGTCCATTGCTCAGTTTTCTGAGAAGCAGTTACAGACACCTAAAACGTATCCTTAAGGATTATGATAAGAACTTATTGATTTTATATTACTAAATTATTAATCAAAATGGCCTATATTGCTACAGGCCATTGTTAGATTTAATTTATTTTAAGGGTAGTCATTGCCAATTCTATTCTCTTCGAATGGAGAAATAGGCTCTGAAACTGGTGCTACAGGAGAACCATTTGAATTGGTTTCATTGCTGATTATTAGGGCTCCGTCACTGAGTAGGCCACTAATAGCCTGTTCTTCGGTGATCCCGCCACTAAGCAGGTTCACTCCATCTAGAATGATATGCTGCGTATAATCATCACCACCATTAACGTCAATATCAATAGTTGTTGCACCTGTTGTATGGTCGAAGCTGATATGCAGGAATTCATTGAGGTTGTCACTATTCTCACCCTGCAGTAAGTCACTGATATCTAGCTTATTGGTTCCTACTTCGAAATCAATTATATGATCCGTACCAAATTCGTCTTTATTCCAAATGAAGGTGTCATCACCTAAACCACCAATAAGCGTGTCATTACCTAGGCCACCAATGAGCATGTCGTTACCGGATTGTCCATCAAGAAGGTCGTGACCATCAGTACCTTCGATAGCTGTTTCCAGAGTATCTGAGTTTGCTGAGCCTCCGCGAATATAAACTGCACCATCTGCACCAACAATCTCTAGTCTCGGCTCAAAATCTGCTGCTATATCTATACTCGATTCGGCAGTCCAGCCAGAGAGAGAATAGACGCCTCCTGATTCTGAAAAAGAGTTAGCGTTGAGAGTCCATGTACCGTCACCATTACCAGAGACTAAATCTGAATTAGCATCGTAAATGGTTACCCCGTCAGGGAATCCAGATAAGGTGATTGAGTTGACTGATGAGAGATCATGATTAGTAAACTCATATGATGCTGAAAGCTCATAACTCGTCACAGTTTGGTAGCTGTCATCACTTTCAATTTCAAAAAGCGTAACGCCATTAGCACCATTGGTATCGCCTTCGACAACAAAGCTGAAAGAGCTAAATGGGATGTTATTTACTAGGGTTATGGTGTCTAAATTGTTATTTCCACTACCAATTTCAATTGGGGTATGGACTACAACGTTGCCGTTTATGTCAGTTGTAGTAATTTTAATTGACTGCCCCGCAGGGTTTTTAAAGGTAAGAGTGATATCTTTTACGGCAGACGAAAGCTCTATATCTAACTGTTCACTACCATTGATTCTGAAGCCATCATCTGCACTCCCGCCACCATTACCATTACCTTCATTTAACCCTATACCGACCCCTTGACCATTATTGTAGCTTAGGTAGCCATCTCCACTGGTGATAGAAGTTCCATCATTGAAAATGATCTCGGTTATATCTTTATCATTATGATTAGCATCGCTATTTCCACTCTTGAAAGTGGCGACATCATTTTTTACTTCAATATCGATATCTTCATCGGATTCAACAAGTCTTTCTTCACCCTTAACTAAAGTGACGGATAGATCTTTAATGGCAGCTGTAGGCTCAGGAGTTTCTGGTGGTGTTTCATTACCATTTGATGAGGTTTCTAAAACTGTCAGATCCCAATTGATAGTATTGGTAGCTGTATCACCGTTGGACGATTCAGTAGCAGTAGCTGTAACCGTTAGGGTGTAAACATTATCAACCGAATCGTTGTCAGGAACTTTAACTTGCAGTGAGCTTAGGTCCCAACCTTCAAGGTTAATGGTTCCATCGACTGTGAGTTCAGTGACCACACCGTTGTAGAGGCCTTTCAATATTGAGCCATTAGGAATGCCATCAAGAGTCAATGATAAGCTCTCTGAACCATCAATATCGTTCAAACTAGATGTGATCTCACTCAGTTTTATAAAGTCATTTTCATAGCCAAGGTTATCGACTGCCTTAAAAGTTAGATTATCTAAAATAGCGCCTACAGAGTCAGAGTTCTCTGCTTCAAATAGCAATCTATAAGTCCCGGTTTCATCGACTGGCAGTACAATTTTTTGATCTAATAACCATTCACTATTGGTTGGTGAGAACGTGTATAGAAGCACCTCTGTTCCTGGAATAGCATCACCATTATCATCAATCTGAACTAATGTTATAGACATGCCAGAGGTATCCGCATTGTTTAATCTAGCCGCGACATCAAAGCCAACTTCATAGAATCGACCTGCCTCACACTCTATGTCAGTATAAAGAGTCTTATCTCCTGTACTGCCTTCAATCTCCATTACCTGATTTTGCGAATTACCAGCGAGATAGGTGCCCTCTTTACCAACCTCAACATATCCATTATTGTTAGCAGTATTCCAAACCCCTATAGTATTCGCGCCAGAAACAGAGTTGATATCTATTTGGCCAAGCCATGAGCTACCATTGAGGTTTACATCTTCGAAATTCATTAGGGCAAGCGTTTGATAACCTTCTAAGTTAAGGTTTGGTGTATCGGCATCTGCAGTTACATTAATAGTTAATGTGGCCGTAGCACCAGTATTGGTAGTGTAGGTGATTAGAGGTACTGTTCCACTCCAATCTTCACCCGGTGTGAAGCTATAACTTCCATCACTTTCAAGCTTTAATGTGCCAATTTCGAGAGTTTCAAGAGTGCCACCTATCTCTATGTCATAGGTTAATACTACTTCTGTTCCAGCCGTATAGGAGCCAGTGTGACCAAGTATAGTAAATGAGGTCACAGTTAACTCATCATCGGCATCACTATCACCAGTTTCTGAATCTGTAAGAACATTACCAGTAGTTTGAACACTATCTTCGAGAACGGTTAAGCTATCATCTTGCGTTAGCGTAGGTTTGCCGATATGACCTTCAACGGTATTGAGATTGATAGTCAATGTTGCATTTGACTCATCCCCGTCGCTATCCCGCATGGTGTAGTGAAACTCTTCTTTAGCATTATCTGGAATATCGTTAGCGTCAGTCGTTAGCTGATAAGTGTAGCTACCATCACTGAAGATAAATAAGTAGCCATAGTCACCGTCAACTCTTGTTCCTGTGTCAGTTACGGCTGCAGCTTCAGGATCAATATCGTGCTCTGAATCAATGG
Proteins encoded:
- a CDS encoding type I secretion system permease/ATPase, yielding MSVTASQKTEQWTVSASQRVSVDPLLDSLVLLTEYFGSPCSSESLAAGLPLSSSVLTPDLVPQAAGRAGLTAKLTRKGLDQVSPIFLPCILLLKDKKACLLREIDFDKDKAVIQLPETGGEQVLSIEDLEAIYVGYLFLVKQQYRGDMGFDLHQHDNNSHWLLQTLKDSAPIYRDALIASVLVNLFALVSPLFIMNVYDKVVPNLAFASLWVLAIGAGIAYIFDLIMRQLRAYLIDVAGKKVDIIVSSKLFAKAIGIPLEKRSPSVGGMAKQLGEFDSIREILTSATITTLVDLPFAIFFMLIIYVVAGDLAVIPLLGSIIIIGYTLIVQPKLKAAIEESNKFSSLKHGHLIESLASLESIKSSGAEGLVQKSWQQMIGHTANWQLKAKKLSTSVTNLANFTVQLSVVCVVILGVYRVADNAISMGGIIAAVILSSRAISPMAQLAGLMTRGNHTASALRQLNEIMEQEDEFENKGHLVSRQRLEGQLNADHISFCYPGSEKPVLHTMSLNIKPGERVAIIGRNGSGKSTLAKMLVGLYQPTKGSLRYDGLDSAQIHPTDLRRNFGYLPQDITLFHGTIRDNILFGTRQVTEHQLIRAVQLSGINLFTDLETEGLDQQVGEGGQALSRGQRQTVALARATLNDPPVLLMDEPTASLDARAEKQFIRAMQNVSRDRTLLLITHKMHLLKLVDRIIVLDRGHVIADGDKEEVLDKLSKGLLAGVQK